In Bacillota bacterium, the genomic window CGACCATGAATGCCGAGACCTTCTTAAGCCCCAAAGTTTTGTTTATCTTCTGCTTGGGTCTGGTGGCCTTTGCTACAGCTACCGCCACGGGGATAATTTTCGCCAAGATCATGAACCTGTTCCTGAAGGAAAAAATTAACCCGCTGATCGGGGCAGCCGGGGTTTCGGCGGTGCCGATGTCAGCCCGGGTGATGCATCGGCTGGCGCAAAGCGAGGACAAGCGCAACTGGATTTTAATGCACGCGATGGGGCCGAACGTGGCCGGAGTGATCGGAACGGCGGTAGCCGCGGGTATGTTTATCTCCATGCTCGGTGGTAAATAGGTTTTACGTTGAGGTATTTCTATCATCAAGCGGTTTATCTTAACGCAAATATCGTTGGGTGAACCGCTTGATGACCAAAAAATACACCTCGCTCAAGGTTGGGGGTGTATTTTTTATTTATTTCATTTAGTTGAGAGAAAGGGTCAGGGCGACCTCATCGCAGTTGGGAAATTTGACACAGTTGACGCAGTCCTTCCAGACCTTCTGCGGGAGCTGGTCCTTTGAAATGACGGTAAAGCCGCACTTGCTGAAGAACGCCGGTTGGTAGGTCAGGACAAAGAGTTCGCTGATCCCCAGTTGCCGTGCTTCGGCCAACAGGGCCTCGACCAGTTGGCGGCCAATCCCCCGGTGGAGGTACTCGGGGGCAACGGCCACAGAGCGGATTTCCGCCAGATTTTCCCATACCACATGCAGGGCGCCGGTCCCCAGCAGTTTTTTGCCTTCCACCGCCAGCGTAAAATCACGAATGTTTTCATAAAGCGAGGCTAAGGAGCGGTAGAGCATTAGCTCTTTTTGGGCGTAGCCATTAATTAAGGCCTGCATGTCTTTAACGTCAGCTATAACGGCTTTGCGAATTTGCATGGGAATTCCTCCTTGTCTCAGAAAGATGTCAATTGACCAGTAATGCAAACGTATACTGATTTCTTGAATGATTATACATGAACCAATTGTATCACGTTAAGCCCCAAAAAGGAACAGAAACCTGGATAAAAATTTGGCTTGAATAAAAAGAGCAAACCCCGGGAAATAACAAGGGGACAGTTCCATCGCTGTCCCCTTTAAGCCTGTTTTCCACCGTAACGGTTTAATGTGCCTGGCCCTGCGTTATAAGCGGGCTTGGTCAATTGCGCATAAAGCAGCTCGGCCAAGCCAAAGGTCCGAGTTTTCGCCATCTCCTGGGCGTATTTCTCGTCCAGCATTTGCTCATAGATGCC contains:
- a CDS encoding glutaconyl-CoA decarboxylase subunit beta; this encodes TMNAETFLSPKVLFIFCLGLVAFATATATGIIFAKIMNLFLKEKINPLIGAAGVSAVPMSARVMHRLAQSEDKRNWILMHAMGPNVAGVIGTAVAAGMFISMLGGK
- a CDS encoding N-acetyltransferase — protein: MQIRKAVIADVKDMQALINGYAQKELMLYRSLASLYENIRDFTLAVEGKKLLGTGALHVVWENLAEIRSVAVAPEYLHRGIGRQLVEALLAEARQLGISELFVLTYQPAFFSKCGFTVISKDQLPQKVWKDCVNCVKFPNCDEVALTLSLN